AGGCGATCAAGGCGCTGCCGGCGATGAACAACACCTACGACGAGATCGACGGCAAGCCGACCATGGTGACGCCGGCCCACATCAACCTGGGCCTGGCGATCGACCAGCAGAAGAAGGACGGCACCCGCCAGCTGGTCGCGCCCAGCATCAAGGCGTGCGAGTCGATGGACTTCGCGCAGTTCTGGACGGCGTACGAGGAGATCGTGCGCAAGGCCAAGGACAACAAGCTGACCATGGAGGACTACTCCGGTACGACGGTCAGCCTCACCAACGTCGGCGGCCTCGGCACCAACAACTCGGTGCCGCGCCTGATGCAGGGCCAGGCCGCGATCATCGGCGTCGGCTCGATGGACTACCCGCCGGAGTTCCAGGGTGCCTCCGAGGACACGATCGCCCGCAACGCGATCTCGCGGATCATGACGATGACCTCGACCTACGACCACCGCGTCATCCAGGGCGCACAGTCGGGAGAGTTCCTCGGCCAGGTGCACAAGTACCTGCTCGGCCAGGACGGCTTCTACGACGAGATCTTCCGCGCGCTGCGGATCCCCTACGAGCCGATCCGCTGGAACGCCGACATCGCGACGTCCCACGACGACCAGATCGACAAGCAGGCCCGGATCCTCGAGCTGATCCACGCCTACCGCGTGCGCGGCCACCTGATGGCCGACACCGACCCGCTGGAGTACAAGCAGCGCAGCCACCCGGACCTGCGCATCGAGTCGCACGGCCTGACCCTGTGGGACCTCGAGCGCGAGTTCCCGACCGGCTCGTTCGGTGGGCGCGACCGCCGCTTCATGAAGCTGCGCGACATCCTCGGCATCCTGCGTGACTCCTACTGCCGCACCACCGGCATCGAGTACATGCACATCATGGATCCCGAGCAGCGTGCGTGGATCCAGGAGCGCGTCGAGCAGCCGCACAGCAAGCCGCCGCGCGAGGAGCAGCTGCGGATCCTGCTGAAGCTCAACCAGGCCGAGGCCTTCGAGACCTTCCTGCAGACCAAGTTCGTCGGCCAGAAGAGGTTCTCGCTCGAGGGCGGCGAGACCACCGTCCCCGTCGTCGACGAGATCGCGGAGGCGGCCGCGCAGGCCGGCCTGGTCGAGGTCGCGATCGGCATGGCCCACCGCGGCCGGCTCAACATGCTGGCCAACATCGTCGGCAAGTCCTACAACCAGATCTTCCGCGAGTTCGAGGGCAACATCGACCCGCGCACGGTCCAGGGCTCCGGCGACGTCAAGTACCACCTGGGCGCCGAGGGCACCTTCGTGGCCGGCACCGGCGAGACCATCGCCGTGTCGATCGCCGCCAACCCCTCGCACCTCGAGACCGTCGACCCGGTCCTCGAGGGCATCGCCCGCGCCAAGCAGGACGTGCTCGACCGCGGCGCCGAGTTCCCGGTGCTGCCGATGCTCATCCACGGCGACGCGGCCTTCGCCGGCCAGGGTGTCGTGGCTGAGACGCTCAACCTCTCGCAGCTGCGCGGCTACCGCACCGGCGGCACGATCCACGTGGTCATCAACAACCAGGTCGGGTTCACCACCTCGCCCGGCTCCTCGCGCTCGACGCTCTACTGCACCGACGTGGCCCGGATGGTGCAGGCGCCGATCTTCCACGTCAACGGCGACGACCCGGAGGCGTGCATCCGTGTCGCGCGGCTCGCGTTCGAGTACCGCCAGGCGTTCAACAGCGACGTCGTCATCGACCTCGTCTGCTACCGCCGCCGCGGTCACAACGAGGGCGACGACCCGTCGTTCACCCAGCCGCTCATGTACGACCTCATCGAGCAGAAGCGCTCGGTCCGCAAGCTCTACACGGAGTCCCTCATCGGTCGTGGCGACATCACGATCGAGGAGGCCGAGCAGGTGCTGCGCGACTACCAGCAGCAGCTGGAGCGCGTGTTCACCGAGGTGCGCGAGGCCAGCGCCGCGCCGTCGGAGTGGACCACCGTGCCGGACTACCCGGACAAGTCGGTCGGCGAGACCCAGACCGCGGTGACGCCGGAGGTCCTCAAGCGGATCGCCGACGCCTACGTCACCCCGCCCGACGGCTTCACCGTCCACCCGAAGGTGATGCCCCAGCTCCAGCGCCGCGCCGGCGCGATCGCCGACGGCCCGATCGACTGGGGCACCGGCGAGATGCTCGCGTTCGGCTCGCTGCTCATGGAGGGCCGTCCGGTCCGCCTGGCCGGCCAGGACTCGCGCCGCGGCACCTTCGTGCAGCGGTTCGCGACGATGATCGACCGGGTCAACGCCGACGAGTGGACGCCGCTGGCAAACCTGACCGAGGACCAGGCGAAGTTCTTCGTCTACGACAGCCTGCTGTCGGAGTACGCCGCGCTCGGCTTCGAGTACGGCTACTCGGTGGCCCGGCCCGACGCGCTGGTCCTGTGGGAGGCCCAGTTCGGCGACTTCGTCAACGGCGCCCAGTCGGTCATCGACGAGTACATCTCGGCCGGCAAGACCAAGTGGGGCCAGGACTCCGGCGTCGTGCTGCTGCTGCCGCACGGCTACGAGGGCCAGGGCGCGGACCACTCCTCGGCCCGCATCGAGCGGTTCCTGACCCTGTGCGCCGAGGACTCCATGGTCGTCGCGCAGCCGTCCACGCCCGCGTCGTACTTCCACCTGCTGCGCCGGCACTCCCTCGGCGAGGAGCACAAGCCGCTCATCGTGTTCACGCCGAAGTCGATGCTGCGCCGCAAGGAGGCCGCCTCCATGCCGGCCGACTTCACCTCCGGCGAGTTCCGCCCGGTGATCGGCGACGCGAGCGCCGACCCGGCCAAGGTGAGGACCGTGCTGCTCGTCTCGGGCCGGCTGACCTGGGACCTGATGGTCGAGCGCCAGAAGGCCGAGCGCGACGACGTGGCGATCGTGCGCGTCGAGCAGCTCTACCCGTGGCCGACCGAGCAGCTGAAGGCCGAGCTCGACAAGTACCCCAACGCCACCGTCAAGTGGGTCCAGGACGAGCCCTACAACCAGGGCCCGTGGCCGTCGTTCTACCTGAACGTCGTCCCGCAGCTGGGCCGGGCGATCCAGCCCGTCACCCGGGCCGCGTCCTCGACCACGGCGGTCGGCACGGCCAAGCGCCACCAGGAGGAGGCCAAGGTCCTCATCGGCGAGGCGTTCGGCGACTGATGTACTTCACCGACCGCGGGATCGAGGAGCTCGAGCAGCGCCGGGGCGACGAGGAGGTCACCTTGGCCTGGCTCGGCGAGCGGCTGCAGGAGTTCGTCGACACCCATCCCGAGTTCGAGACGGCCGTCGAGCGGTTCGCCACCTGGCTGGCCCGGCTCGACGACCCCGAGGACTAGGCCGACCCGGCGCGAAGTAGCGCCAGGATCGCGCCGACCCGGCAGAACTTTCTGCCGGGTCGGCGCGTTTTTCGGGCCAGCTTCTGCCGGGTCGCGGGTCAGGCGGGCGCGGCCTCGGAGAGCCCGACCCGGCGGTGCAGGGCCCGCAGCGGACGGGGCGCCCACCAGGACCGCTCCCCCAGCAGCCGGATGCTGGCCGGGAGGAGTACGCCGCGAACCAGGGTCGCGTCGATCAGGATCGCCAGCCCGGTGCCGAGCCCGAAGAACTGGATGAAGCTCACCGAGCTCACCAGGAAGGCGAAGAAGCTGATCGCGATCAGCGCCGCCGCGGTGCTGACGATCCGGCCGGTGTGGGCCAGGCCGTGCACCATCGCCTCGTCGTTGGCCATGCCGCGGTCGCGCATCTCCTTGATCCGGCTCATCACGAAGACCTCGTAGTCCATCGACAGGCCGAAGGCGACGCAGAACAGCAGCACCATCATCGAGCTGTCCATCGGCTGCGGGGTGAAACCCAATGCCCCGGACAGGTGGCCGTCCTGGAACACCCAGACCATCGCGCCGAGGGTCGCGCCGAGGCCGACCGCGTTGAGCACGAGGGCTCGCAGCGGCTGCACCACGCTGCCGGTGAACAGGAACAGGATCACCGCCGTGGTGAGCACCAGCCAGCCGGCGACCAGCGGCAGCCGGTCGCCGATCCCGGTCATCTGGTCGTGCAGCTCCGCGCTCGCTCCGCCCACCAAGGCCTCGGTGCCGGCGGGCGCGGGGATGTCGCGGACGTCGTCGACCAGGGCCCGCGCGTCGGCGGACATCGGGTCGAGGTCGGTGACCACCGAGACCAGGTCGGCGTCGCGACCGGCCCGCGGGTCGACCCGGACCACGCCGGGCAGCTCCCCCAACCGCGTTGCGTACGACGACAGCTCGGCCTCGGGCACCGTCGAGGTGGTGACCACCTGGATCGGGTGGGTGCCGTCGCCGGCGAAGGACGAGCGCAGGACGTCACCGGCCTGCCGGCTCGACGCACTGGTGGGCAGCACCCGGTCGTCCGGCGTGCCGAGCTCGATACCGGCGAGCGGGACCGCCATCACCAGCAGGCCGGCGAGCACGGGCAGGGCGCTGAGCAGGGGGCGCCGGGCGACGAACCGCGCCAGCCGCGCCCAGGCGGGCGCCTCCTCGCCGCGGATGCCGCGCACCCGCGGCACCGGCCAGGCGTCGATCCGGTCGCCGAGCAGGCTGATCCCCGCCGGCAGCACGACGACCGCGGCGAAGGCGGTGATCAGCATGACGCCGATGCCGGCGTAGGCGAAGGAGCGCAGGAAGTACATCGGGAAGACGAGCAGCGCCGCCAGCGCCACGGCGACCGTGGTCGCGCTGAAGGCGATGGTCCGGCCCGCGGTCTCGACCGCCCGTCGTACGGCGTCCTGGTGGGCGCGTCCCGCGGCCCGCTCCTCGCGCACCCGGGCCACCATCAGCAGCCCGTAGTCGACGGCGAGGCCGAGCCCGAGGCCGGTGGTGAGGTTGACCGAGTAGATCGACACGTCGGTCGCCGAGCCGAGGATGGAGAGCTCGGCGAAGGTGCCGAAGATGGCGGCGACGCCGACCCCGAGGGTGACCAGCGCGCCGACGACGTTGCCGAACGCCAGCACGAGCAGGACCAGGATCAGCGGGATCGCGATGCTCTCGGCCAGGCCGAGGTCCTTGCCGATCTGGGCGCCGATCTCCTCACCGACGACCTCGCCGCCCGCGACGTCGACCTTCAGCGGGCCGGCGGCACCGCCGTACTCGTCGAGCACGGCACCCGGGTCCGCCTCCTCGCCGGGCGCGACCGACGCGGTGACCAGCGCGTAGCGGCCGTCGGTCGAGCGCATCGGGCCGGCCCGGGTGTCGAAGTACGACGCCACGTCGGCCAGCGCCGGGTCCGAGCGCAGCCGCTCGGTCAACGCGGCGCCGGCTTCGCTCGCCGCCGGGGCGTCGACGTCGCCGTCGGTGGCCTCGACGACGAACACGTAGTCGGAGCCTCCGGCGAACCGCTCCTCGAGCAGGGCCGCGGCGCGGCTGCTCTCGGATTCGGGGTCGTCGAAGCCCTCCGTCTGCAGCTTGGAGAAGGCGCCCACGCCGACGACCGCGGCGACCACCACTCCCAGCAGTCCGAGCGCGAGCACCGTGCGGGCCCGCCTCGTCACCAGTCCACCGATCCAGCTGAACATCGCGCTCCTCCAATGTGTGCGCCCGTAAACTTTGGTGGTGTTAACTTGGCATGGATGTGTACGGGTGTCAACATGTTCTCCGTGACGACCTCGAAGCGGAGCTACCACCACGGCGACCTGCGCAACGCCCTCGCCCGGGCGGCGGCCGACCTCGCCGCGAGCGGCGGCCCGGACGCCGTGACCATCCGCGGCGCCGCTCGCGAGGTCGGCGTGACCCCGACTGCTGCGTACCGGCACTTCGAGAACCAGGCCGACCTGCTCGAGGCAGCCCGCGCGCTCGCGATGGACGGGATGGTCGCCGCGATGGCCGACTACCTCGCCCAGGTCCCGACCGACGGCGACCCGGTCGCGCGGGCCGTCGAGCGGCTGCGCTCGACCGGGCGCGGCTACATCCGGTTCGCGATCGAGGAGCCGGGCGTCTTCCGGACCTGCTTCACCGGCGGCCTGCGCGACCAGGGCGGCAAGGGCGGCCAGGACGGGATGGGCGATCCGGCGCCGTACCTGCTGCTCGGGGAGATGCTCGACCAGCTCGTCGCCGTCGGCTACCTGGACCCCGCCGATCGCCCCGACGCCGAGGCCGGCCCGTGGGCCGCCGTGCACGGGCTGGCGATGCTGCTCATCGACGGCCCGATGTCCGAGCTGGGCCCGCCGGAGCAGGACATCGCCATCGCGCGCACCCTCGACATGGTCAGCCGCGGGCTGGCGACCGGCCCGCAGGGGTGCGCGCACCGCTAGTGTCACCCGCGTGAGCGAGGAGCTGATCGACTACGCGGCCTGGGGCGAGCGGTTCTTCGCCACCGCCGTCACCACCGAGCGGGTGCTGAACGGCGTCAACGTGCTGGCGGGCCGCCCCATCGACGTCGGCCCGCTGGGCGTCGGTCCCGGCCGGATCGCCAAGGTGACGGCCCAGGGCACCATCGGTACGGCGACCGGCGAGCGCGTCGGCGCCGACCCGGTGTCCTTCCACGTGGACCTGCCGGTGACGCTGAAGTTCAGCATCGACCTGGGCATGGACAAGCAGAACTTCGACGCCGAGATCACGGTGCCGCTGGTGATCACCGCCCACGGGCGCGCCGACCTTGCCATCGCCCTCGAGGTGACGCCGCCGCCCGCCGCACAGGTCGTCGTACGGCTCAAGGCGCAGGGGCTGCGCGCCTCGTTGACCAGCAAGGCCGCCAACGTCGAGGGCGAGCTGCGGCGGTTCGTGGCCAAGTACGTCGCCAAGGAGCTCGAGAAGCCCTACGTCCGCCAAGCCACGACCATCGACGTCGGCGCCGCGGTCGAGAAGGCCGCCGCCGGGCTCGGGCCGCGCGAGGAGAGCCCGATGGCCGACGAGCTGACCGACGACCTGCCGGCCGCGATGGAGGCCGAGCTCGAGCACACCGCCCAGCTGTTCCTGGAGGACGAGTCGTGACTTCCTATCCCCCGGCCCCGTGGCACATGCACGGGTCCCTGTGGCTCTCGGTGTTCCGCCTCGGCCGCGACGTCGACGCGCACCACCCGGCCGGGACGTACGGCGTCGCGCTGGTCTCCTACGAGGAGCCGAGCCCGCTGACGTACCACGAGCTGCTGCTCGCCAGGACCGTCAAGGCGAAGCCGGCGGGGAGCGCCAGCGACCGACGCCCGAACAGTGCTGGCAAGGGCGCGGTCACGATCACCGACATCTGGGTCGACTCCCCCGCCTCGCAGGCCGGCGGCCGCGCGCTGTGGGCGATCCCCAAGGAGCTGTGCGACTTCGACCTGGACACGTCCTTCCGGGGACCGGTCACCTCGACCGACTGGACGGCCACCGTCGAGCGGCGCCCGATCGTCGAGGCGAGCTTCACCGACGTGTCCCGCGCCGCGATCCGGGTGCCGTTCACCGGCCTGGTCGAGCAGCCCGGCATCCCCGAGCATCCCGAGACCGCGAACGTCGTGATGAAGGGCACCGCCAAGGCCCTGCCGTGCCGCGGCCGGTGGTCCTTCGCCGCTGACGGGCCTCTCGGGTTCATGCGAGAGGCCCGTCAGCTGGGATCGTTCCGGATGGCCGGGTTCCGGCTCGCGTTCGACTGAACTGGAACGCCTGGCGTTGCGGTTTGGTCCCAAACCGCAACATTTCGGGGCTCGGACATGCGGTCTCTGCCCAATCGCGGCGCCTAATCGGCGTCGGCGACCTCCGACGACTCCGGCAGCCCCGACGCCTCCGGCAGCCCCGGCGTCGTCGTGCCGTGCTCGGCGAGCGCGCGCTGCGAGGAGTCCTTGATCTCGAAGATCTCGGTCGCGAAGCCGCCGACGGCCGCGGCGACCTCGCCGACAGCGCGGGTCACGATGCTCGCGACCTCGCCGACGGTCTGGGCCGCGGCCTCGGCGCCCGCCTGGAGCGCGTCCTTGGTGATCTCGGCCTTGCTGAGGTGGTCGCGTCCGTCGCTCATGGGCGTCAGTCTCCCTCGCCGGGCCTCAGGCTGCCAACGAGTCCTCGGTCACGGCCTCGGGGCCGCGGACCGGAGCGACCTTCGCGTCCCCGCCCGGCAGCGAGTAGCGGCAGATCTTCTTGAAGACGCTCCACAGCTGCTGGTGCAGGCGACCGGTGTTGTACGGCAGGCCGTAGCGCTCGCAGATCTCCTGGACCTCGACGGCCATCTCCGGGTACCGGCGGGCCGGCAGGTCCGGGAACAGGTGGTGCTCGATCTGATGAGACAGGTTGCCGCTCATCAGGTGCATCAGCTTGCTGCCCTTGATGTTGGCCGAGCCGAGCATCTGGCGCAGGTACCAGTGGCCGCGGGTCTCGTTCGCGGTCTCCTCCTCGGAGAACGATGCGACGCCGGCCGGGAAGTGCCCGCAGAAGATGATGTTGAACGCCCACACGTTGCGGACCAGGTTGGCCACGGCGTTGCCTGCGAAGGTGAGCGGGAACAGCGGTCCGGTCAGCGCGGGGAACAGCACGTAGTCCTTGAGCGCCTGGCGCCGGATCTTGCGCATCAGGCCCGGGTAGAGCGGCTTGTTGTCGGCCATCTTCCGCTTGCCGGAGACGATGTTCTCGACCTCGAGGTCGTGCAGGGCGACGCCCCACTCGAAGAAGGTCATCAACAAGAACGCGTAAAGCGGGTTGCCGAGGTAGTAGGGGTGCCACTTCTGCTCGGGGTCCATCCGCAGGATGCCGTAGCCCACGTCGCGGTCCTTGCCGACGATGTTCGTGAACGTGTGGTGGATGTAGTTGTGGCTGTACTTCCACTGCTCGCCGGGGCACACGGTGTCCCAGTCGAACATCCGGGAGTTGAAGGCCGGGTCGCCCAGGAAGTCGTACTGACCGTGCATCACGTTGTGCCCGATCTCCATGTTGTCGAGGATCTTCGACACGCTCAGGCAGGCGACCGCGGGCAGCCAGCCGATCACGGGCAGGTAGAACAGCGCGCGACCGGCGATCTCCATCTTGCGCTGGGTCGTGACGACCTTGCGCAGGTACGCCGCGTCCGCCTCGCCGAGGTCGGCGAGCACGCGCTGGCGCAGGGCGTCGAGCTCGGCGCCCAGCTGCTCGATCTGGTCGGCGGTCAGGCCGTGGTACTTCTCGTCGGCCACGGGGGTGCTCAGGGTGTCGGTGCTCATGGGACTCTCCTCAGAGGTCGATGTGGCAGTCACCGGCAGCGGCGGTGACGCAGATGCGGATCTCCTCGTCCGGCAGGGAGGACTCCTCGCCGGTGAGGACGTTGCGGACGGTGCCGGCGGACTTGGTGCGGGTGCAGGAGAAGCAGATGCCCATCCGGCAACCGAACTCGGGCTTCAGGCCCAGCTCCTCGGCCTGCTCGAGCAGGCTGGCGCCGGTGGCGGCGGTCGTCGCGCCGGAGCGGGTGAAGGACACCTCGCCCTCGATCTCGCCGCCCGGTGCGGCAGCCCGGGCGACGGCGGGCTTGAAGAACTCCATCCGCAGCCGCGGCGAGAGCTCGCCCCCCGACGATTCCGGGTCGGTGTAGGCGTCCTTGACCAGCTCGACCAGGCCGGCCGGGCCGCACAGCCAGGTGTCGGTGTCGCGGTAGTCGGGCACCAGGCGGCGCAGCTCGAACTCGCTGAACAGCTGGTCGGCATAGCGCAGGTGGACGTCGACGCCGTTGTCGGCGGCGGCGATCTCGGCGAGCTCGTGGGCGAAGATCTGGTCCTCGGGGCTGCGTGCGAAGTGCAGGAAGGTCACCCGGCGACCCGCGTGGCCGTCGTACCCGTCGCGCAGGAGGGTGCGGACCATCGACATCGCCGGGGTGA
The genomic region above belongs to Nocardioides sp. QY071 and contains:
- a CDS encoding ferredoxin reductase, encoding MSALISPPAPGGAGHLVGRLLRSRLAAALATPHGVDRYLERFNPMWAAHEVRARVVSVHRETSGTDSAPVATLTLQPTSTWRGHRAGQHVLVGVELPGPEGRGKRHTRAFSISSAASAPGEQFTLTIRAHDEGQVSSYLVREAQPGTLLHLSQAQGEFTLVESPATPTISRLLFITGGSGITPAMSMVRTLLRDGYDGHAGRRVTFLHFARSPEDQIFAHELAEIAAADNGVDVHLRYADQLFSEFELRRLVPDYRDTDTWLCGPAGLVELVKDAYTDPESSGGELSPRLRMEFFKPAVARAAAPGGEIEGEVSFTRSGATTAATGASLLEQAEELGLKPEFGCRMGICFSCTRTKSAGTVRNVLTGEESSLPDEEIRICVTAAAGDCHIDL
- a CDS encoding MMPL family transporter, with product MFSWIGGLVTRRARTVLALGLLGVVVAAVVGVGAFSKLQTEGFDDPESESSRAAALLEERFAGGSDYVFVVEATDGDVDAPAASEAGAALTERLRSDPALADVASYFDTRAGPMRSTDGRYALVTASVAPGEEADPGAVLDEYGGAAGPLKVDVAGGEVVGEEIGAQIGKDLGLAESIAIPLILVLLVLAFGNVVGALVTLGVGVAAIFGTFAELSILGSATDVSIYSVNLTTGLGLGLAVDYGLLMVARVREERAAGRAHQDAVRRAVETAGRTIAFSATTVAVALAALLVFPMYFLRSFAYAGIGVMLITAFAAVVVLPAGISLLGDRIDAWPVPRVRGIRGEEAPAWARLARFVARRPLLSALPVLAGLLVMAVPLAGIELGTPDDRVLPTSASSRQAGDVLRSSFAGDGTHPIQVVTTSTVPEAELSSYATRLGELPGVVRVDPRAGRDADLVSVVTDLDPMSADARALVDDVRDIPAPAGTEALVGGASAELHDQMTGIGDRLPLVAGWLVLTTAVILFLFTGSVVQPLRALVLNAVGLGATLGAMVWVFQDGHLSGALGFTPQPMDSSMMVLLFCVAFGLSMDYEVFVMSRIKEMRDRGMANDEAMVHGLAHTGRIVSTAAALIAISFFAFLVSSVSFIQFFGLGTGLAILIDATLVRGVLLPASIRLLGERSWWAPRPLRALHRRVGLSEAAPA
- a CDS encoding acetoacetate decarboxylase family protein yields the protein MTSYPPAPWHMHGSLWLSVFRLGRDVDAHHPAGTYGVALVSYEEPSPLTYHELLLARTVKAKPAGSASDRRPNSAGKGAVTITDIWVDSPASQAGGRALWAIPKELCDFDLDTSFRGPVTSTDWTATVERRPIVEASFTDVSRAAIRVPFTGLVEQPGIPEHPETANVVMKGTAKALPCRGRWSFAADGPLGFMREARQLGSFRMAGFRLAFD
- a CDS encoding TetR/AcrR family transcriptional regulator, whose translation is MTTSKRSYHHGDLRNALARAAADLAASGGPDAVTIRGAAREVGVTPTAAYRHFENQADLLEAARALAMDGMVAAMADYLAQVPTDGDPVARAVERLRSTGRGYIRFAIEEPGVFRTCFTGGLRDQGGKGGQDGMGDPAPYLLLGEMLDQLVAVGYLDPADRPDAEAGPWAAVHGLAMLLIDGPMSELGPPEQDIAIARTLDMVSRGLATGPQGCAHR
- a CDS encoding fatty acid desaturase; this translates as MSTDTLSTPVADEKYHGLTADQIEQLGAELDALRQRVLADLGEADAAYLRKVVTTQRKMEIAGRALFYLPVIGWLPAVACLSVSKILDNMEIGHNVMHGQYDFLGDPAFNSRMFDWDTVCPGEQWKYSHNYIHHTFTNIVGKDRDVGYGILRMDPEQKWHPYYLGNPLYAFLLMTFFEWGVALHDLEVENIVSGKRKMADNKPLYPGLMRKIRRQALKDYVLFPALTGPLFPLTFAGNAVANLVRNVWAFNIIFCGHFPAGVASFSEEETANETRGHWYLRQMLGSANIKGSKLMHLMSGNLSHQIEHHLFPDLPARRYPEMAVEVQEICERYGLPYNTGRLHQQLWSVFKKICRYSLPGGDAKVAPVRGPEAVTEDSLAA
- a CDS encoding DUF6104 family protein — its product is MYFTDRGIEELEQRRGDEEVTLAWLGERLQEFVDTHPEFETAVERFATWLARLDDPED
- a CDS encoding multifunctional oxoglutarate decarboxylase/oxoglutarate dehydrogenase thiamine pyrophosphate-binding subunit/dihydrolipoyllysine-residue succinyltransferase subunit encodes the protein MTQSSDQSTGSPVPEDFGANEWLVEEMKERFEADPSSVDPAWATFFKNGSSNGTTTAVAAPAAAPAAPAAPAAPAAPTAPATPAAAAPAAPAATTAPTPKATPAPQVSPASSTTPTPPKADSPAPTPKDAPRPAPVTASDEPTLTVLRGIPAATAKNMDISLSVPTATSVRNIPVKLLWDNRIVINSHLKRARGGKVSFTHLIGYAIVKAIKALPAMNNTYDEIDGKPTMVTPAHINLGLAIDQQKKDGTRQLVAPSIKACESMDFAQFWTAYEEIVRKAKDNKLTMEDYSGTTVSLTNVGGLGTNNSVPRLMQGQAAIIGVGSMDYPPEFQGASEDTIARNAISRIMTMTSTYDHRVIQGAQSGEFLGQVHKYLLGQDGFYDEIFRALRIPYEPIRWNADIATSHDDQIDKQARILELIHAYRVRGHLMADTDPLEYKQRSHPDLRIESHGLTLWDLEREFPTGSFGGRDRRFMKLRDILGILRDSYCRTTGIEYMHIMDPEQRAWIQERVEQPHSKPPREEQLRILLKLNQAEAFETFLQTKFVGQKRFSLEGGETTVPVVDEIAEAAAQAGLVEVAIGMAHRGRLNMLANIVGKSYNQIFREFEGNIDPRTVQGSGDVKYHLGAEGTFVAGTGETIAVSIAANPSHLETVDPVLEGIARAKQDVLDRGAEFPVLPMLIHGDAAFAGQGVVAETLNLSQLRGYRTGGTIHVVINNQVGFTTSPGSSRSTLYCTDVARMVQAPIFHVNGDDPEACIRVARLAFEYRQAFNSDVVIDLVCYRRRGHNEGDDPSFTQPLMYDLIEQKRSVRKLYTESLIGRGDITIEEAEQVLRDYQQQLERVFTEVREASAAPSEWTTVPDYPDKSVGETQTAVTPEVLKRIADAYVTPPDGFTVHPKVMPQLQRRAGAIADGPIDWGTGEMLAFGSLLMEGRPVRLAGQDSRRGTFVQRFATMIDRVNADEWTPLANLTEDQAKFFVYDSLLSEYAALGFEYGYSVARPDALVLWEAQFGDFVNGAQSVIDEYISAGKTKWGQDSGVVLLLPHGYEGQGADHSSARIERFLTLCAEDSMVVAQPSTPASYFHLLRRHSLGEEHKPLIVFTPKSMLRRKEAASMPADFTSGEFRPVIGDASADPAKVRTVLLVSGRLTWDLMVERQKAERDDVAIVRVEQLYPWPTEQLKAELDKYPNATVKWVQDEPYNQGPWPSFYLNVVPQLGRAIQPVTRAASSTTAVGTAKRHQEEAKVLIGEAFGD